From a single Paludibacter jiangxiensis genomic region:
- a CDS encoding OPT family oligopeptide transporter, with the protein MEHTQEPITGLPENAFRELKPGEKYEPLMSPKKTYPEVSRYSVGWGLLMAILFSAAAAYLGLKIGQVFEAAIPIAIIAVGLSTATKRKNALGENVIIQSIGANSGVIVAGAIFTLPALYILQAKHPDLSVDFFQIFLSSALGGFLGILFLIPFRKYFVSEQHGKYPFPEATATTQVLVSGAKGGNQAKPLIFAGVIGGIYDFVVATFGAWSETFSTRAIPFGDVVAQKIKLVFNLNVGAAVLGLGYIVGLRYAAIICAGSALVWFVIVPLLPLLGDTTLQWLTPTYTPVPGGVDGMTAEQVFKTFARHIGIGGIAMAGIIGIIRSWEIIRGAVGLAAKEIGGGKNADEKSAVLRTQRDLSMKILGFGVIVALIAIFAFFFFGVVHNLFYALVGLAVIAIIAFLFTTVAANAIAIVGTNPVSGMTLMTLILASVVMVAVGLKGTAGMVAALVMGGVVCTALSMAGGFITDLKIGYWLGSTPAKQQGWKFLGATLSAATVGVVMMILNKTYGFTGPNALVAPQANAMAAVIEPLMSGTGAPWILYGIGAAIAIVLTMFKIPALAFALGMFIPMELNAPLLVGGLIAWYVSTRSKEEALNKARLEKGTLLASGFIAGGALMGVVSAALRFGGINLTNEAWVESVGAQWLGLVMYGAIIGYLAYDSMRAKPDKQ; encoded by the coding sequence ATGGAACATACACAAGAACCAATTACAGGATTGCCCGAAAATGCTTTTCGGGAGTTGAAACCGGGAGAAAAGTATGAACCCCTTATGAGTCCTAAAAAGACTTATCCGGAAGTGAGTCGTTATTCCGTGGGGTGGGGTTTGCTGATGGCAATACTGTTTTCGGCAGCGGCAGCATATCTCGGATTGAAAATCGGACAGGTGTTTGAGGCCGCCATACCTATTGCGATTATTGCAGTTGGACTTTCTACGGCTACCAAACGCAAGAACGCGCTGGGTGAAAATGTGATTATCCAGTCTATCGGGGCAAACTCGGGCGTGATTGTGGCAGGTGCGATCTTTACGTTGCCGGCTCTGTATATCCTACAGGCAAAGCATCCTGATTTGTCGGTTGATTTCTTCCAGATTTTCCTGAGTTCTGCTTTAGGCGGATTTCTTGGAATCCTCTTCCTGATTCCTTTTCGTAAATATTTCGTGTCCGAACAACATGGAAAATATCCTTTCCCGGAAGCTACGGCTACCACTCAGGTACTTGTGTCCGGAGCAAAAGGAGGTAATCAGGCAAAACCGCTCATTTTTGCCGGAGTAATCGGTGGTATTTACGATTTCGTGGTGGCTACTTTCGGAGCCTGGAGCGAAACTTTCTCAACACGTGCCATTCCTTTTGGCGATGTGGTAGCTCAAAAAATAAAACTGGTGTTTAACCTGAATGTTGGAGCTGCGGTTTTAGGACTCGGATACATTGTCGGTTTACGTTACGCCGCTATTATTTGTGCTGGTTCTGCGTTGGTATGGTTTGTCATCGTACCGCTGTTGCCTTTGTTGGGCGACACAACCTTGCAATGGCTCACCCCGACCTATACTCCTGTTCCGGGTGGTGTTGACGGAATGACTGCTGAACAGGTATTCAAAACTTTTGCACGACACATCGGTATCGGGGGTATTGCTATGGCTGGAATTATCGGGATAATCCGTTCCTGGGAGATCATTCGTGGAGCTGTCGGACTGGCGGCTAAAGAAATCGGTGGTGGTAAAAATGCAGATGAAAAATCGGCTGTTTTGCGCACGCAGCGTGATTTGTCGATGAAGATTCTTGGTTTTGGAGTGATTGTAGCTCTGATTGCCATTTTTGCATTCTTCTTCTTCGGAGTGGTTCACAACCTTTTCTACGCTTTGGTGGGACTTGCCGTGATTGCGATCATTGCGTTCCTGTTTACGACAGTGGCTGCGAATGCGATTGCTATTGTAGGCACAAATCCCGTTTCCGGAATGACGCTGATGACACTTATCCTTGCTTCTGTGGTGATGGTGGCTGTCGGACTGAAAGGCACTGCCGGAATGGTGGCTGCTTTAGTTATGGGCGGTGTGGTTTGTACGGCTCTTTCGATGGCCGGCGGTTTTATCACCGACCTGAAAATCGGTTACTGGTTGGGTAGCACACCTGCAAAACAGCAGGGATGGAAGTTTCTTGGCGCTACATTATCGGCTGCAACCGTTGGCGTGGTAATGATGATATTGAACAAAACATACGGTTTTACAGGACCGAATGCCCTTGTGGCTCCTCAGGCCAATGCAATGGCTGCCGTTATCGAACCGTTGATGTCAGGCACCGGAGCTCCTTGGATTTTGTACGGTATTGGCGCTGCAATTGCTATTGTCTTGACAATGTTTAAGATTCCGGCACTGGCTTTTGCTTTGGGGATGTTTATTCCGATGGAACTCAACGCACCGCTGTTGGTTGGTGGCCTGATTGCCTGGTATGTTTCTACCCGTTCAAAAGAAGAAGCTTTAAATAAAGCACGCCTTGAAAAAGGAACCTTGCTCGCTTCCGGATTTATTGCCGGTGGTGCCCTGATGG
- a CDS encoding PAS domain-containing protein, translated as MIDYWKETAAAVTVCDKNGVVVYCNNRSAEQFAKYGDLLGKNLKDCHNSSSWEKICNLMEPGDSNIYTVEKRGVKKLIHQMPWRKDGEVKGLIEISFELPADMPHFVRE; from the coding sequence ATGATAGACTACTGGAAAGAAACGGCCGCGGCTGTGACCGTGTGTGACAAAAATGGTGTTGTGGTATACTGCAATAACCGTTCTGCAGAACAATTTGCAAAATATGGCGATTTGTTGGGTAAAAATCTGAAAGATTGCCATAATAGTTCGTCCTGGGAAAAGATTTGCAACCTGATGGAACCCGGAGACAGTAATATATATACTGTTGAGAAGAGAGGAGTCAAAAAACTCATTCATCAGATGCCCTGGCGTAAAGACGGAGAAGTGAAAGGACTGATTGAAATCTCTTTCGAACTGCCAGCCGACATGCCTCATTTTGTTAGAGAATAA
- a CDS encoding TetR/AcrR family transcriptional regulator, whose protein sequence is MKGINTEHRILMAAEEVFLDKGFSAAKTTEIARKAEVNHALVHYYFRSKENLFETVFINKYKQVLVVLTEAVDGEKPYLDRLHQMMAAQFELFISSPKMPLFIVNEFLNNPQRLNFLKRKISLFPQEILIRFERQTNEAIEQGIIRPIETKELLFSVFSLLFSVFINRSFSQYIFNWDGMDYPEFAKKREKEILDFVMKSLRP, encoded by the coding sequence ATGAAGGGAATTAATACAGAGCATCGTATCCTGATGGCTGCTGAAGAAGTGTTCCTTGACAAAGGATTCAGCGCAGCAAAAACCACAGAAATTGCACGTAAAGCAGAAGTGAACCACGCTTTGGTTCATTATTACTTCAGATCTAAAGAAAATCTATTTGAAACAGTATTTATCAACAAGTACAAACAAGTGCTTGTGGTTCTTACCGAAGCTGTGGACGGTGAAAAACCTTATCTTGACAGACTTCATCAAATGATGGCTGCTCAGTTTGAGTTGTTTATTTCAAGTCCTAAAATGCCCTTGTTTATCGTTAATGAATTTTTGAACAATCCTCAACGTTTGAACTTCCTGAAACGTAAAATTTCTCTCTTTCCACAGGAAATTTTGATCCGTTTCGAAAGACAAACCAATGAAGCGATCGAACAGGGTATTATTCGTCCGATCGAAACAAAAGAATTACTCTTTAGCGTATTCTCTCTCCTGTTCTCGGTATTCATCAACCGTTCGTTCTCTCAGTACATTTTCAACTGGGATGGAATGGATTATCCTGAATTTGCCAAGAAAAGAGAAAAAGAAATTCTCGATTTCGTAATGAAAAGTTTACGTCCATAA
- a CDS encoding metallophosphoesterase yields the protein MYGAFIGRFDTEVTHIKIKSSSLPKAFNGLKIVQLSDLHIGSLGANSSYWAKAVDLCNREKPDVVVMTGDMMDNFASELTPELIKTFRQLNARTGKYAILGNHDYGDYTKWSSPEAKKANLDSLIEREKQMGFRLLMDEHLFVQKDKDTLVIAGVQNWSKPPFHCYGNLAKAMKGTERYPYVLLLSHDPNHWMTQVVKYQNIRLMLAGHTHGMQLGIRKFGLHWSPAQWVFKQWNGLYSYNNKSLYVNRGLGYLGIPMRLGMPPEITVITLTTK from the coding sequence ATGTATGGAGCATTCATAGGCCGTTTCGACACTGAAGTAACACACATTAAAATTAAAAGTTCATCATTACCAAAAGCATTCAACGGACTGAAAATCGTGCAACTTTCCGACCTACATATTGGCAGTCTGGGAGCCAACAGTTCTTACTGGGCAAAAGCAGTTGATTTATGCAACAGAGAAAAGCCTGATGTGGTGGTAATGACAGGAGATATGATGGACAATTTTGCCTCAGAACTCACCCCTGAACTAATTAAAACGTTTCGCCAATTAAATGCGCGCACCGGCAAATATGCTATTCTGGGCAATCACGACTATGGAGACTATACCAAATGGAGTTCTCCGGAAGCAAAAAAGGCAAATCTCGACTCTTTAATAGAAAGAGAGAAACAAATGGGATTCCGGTTGCTAATGGATGAACACTTATTCGTGCAAAAAGACAAGGACACGCTGGTTATAGCTGGTGTACAGAATTGGAGCAAACCTCCGTTTCATTGCTACGGTAATCTCGCAAAAGCAATGAAAGGAACAGAACGTTACCCCTATGTTTTACTCCTATCGCACGACCCGAATCACTGGATGACACAAGTTGTAAAATACCAAAATATCCGGCTTATGCTCGCCGGACACACACACGGAATGCAGTTGGGTATACGCAAATTCGGATTACACTGGTCACCGGCACAGTGGGTATTTAAGCAATGGAACGGACTCTACTCGTATAATAATAAATCATTATATGTCAACAGAGGATTAGGCTACCTGGGTATCCCGATGCGCTTGGGAATGCCGCCTGAAATAACAGTAATCACTTTAACAACAAAGTAA
- the nusB gene encoding transcription antitermination factor NusB: protein MINRILLRIKIVQIVFAYYKSGEKDYGVAEKELFHSIEKTYDLYYHLLLLAIEVTRHARNKIDAGLQKYRPTEEELNPNRRFADNRFIAQLEANEMFVERVEEKNLSWIDSPEVVKSLYDSIISSECYKSYMESDTNDYAADKELWRKIFRNEVLNNEALAVALEEQSIYWCAEADFVISFILKTIKKFDESKGANQALLPMYNHDEDKRFAQKLFFNTIRHGDEYKALIEEFTKNWELDRIAYMDVIIMMVALGELNDFPSIPVNVTLNEYIEIAKQYSTDKSGTFVNGVLDKIVSHLKKEGTLMKAN from the coding sequence ATGATTAATAGGATTTTGCTTCGTATCAAGATCGTCCAGATTGTATTTGCATACTACAAAAGTGGAGAGAAAGACTACGGAGTTGCCGAGAAAGAGTTATTTCACAGTATTGAAAAAACCTACGACCTGTATTATCACTTGTTATTATTGGCCATCGAAGTTACCCGTCATGCGCGTAACAAAATAGATGCCGGATTACAAAAATACAGACCTACGGAAGAAGAGCTAAACCCTAACAGACGTTTTGCGGACAACCGCTTCATTGCGCAACTGGAAGCAAACGAAATGTTCGTTGAACGGGTTGAAGAAAAAAATCTTTCCTGGATTGACTCGCCCGAAGTGGTGAAATCTTTGTATGATTCGATCATCTCCTCGGAATGCTACAAATCATATATGGAAAGTGACACGAATGATTATGCCGCCGACAAAGAGTTGTGGCGCAAAATTTTCCGTAACGAAGTACTGAACAACGAAGCATTAGCAGTTGCCCTCGAAGAACAAAGCATCTACTGGTGTGCCGAAGCCGACTTTGTGATAAGCTTCATACTGAAGACGATCAAAAAATTCGACGAAAGCAAGGGAGCTAATCAGGCTTTGTTGCCCATGTACAATCACGATGAGGACAAAAGATTTGCTCAAAAGCTGTTTTTCAATACTATCCGACACGGAGATGAATACAAGGCTCTTATTGAAGAGTTTACAAAAAACTGGGAATTAGACCGTATTGCTTACATGGATGTCATCATTATGATGGTAGCTCTCGGTGAGCTAAACGATTTTCCATCCATTCCGGTCAATGTAACACTGAACGAGTACATTGAAATAGCAAAGCAATACAGCACAGACAAAAGCGGAACTTTCGTCAACGGAGTTCTCGACAAGATAGTATCCCATCTTAAAAAAGAGGGAACTCTCATGAAAGCTAACTAA
- the yajC gene encoding preprotein translocase subunit YajC — protein sequence MNTLALILQTQGGQPGGMANYSGIIMIVLLFVVFYFFMIRPQSKRQKEIRNFRAAMKVGDKVITSGGIYGRIKEISDDTILLEVDENVRIRVDKNSVFATAADTQQK from the coding sequence ATGAACACATTAGCTCTTATCTTACAAACTCAGGGCGGGCAACCGGGCGGCATGGCCAACTACTCCGGTATCATCATGATTGTGTTACTATTTGTCGTTTTCTATTTCTTCATGATTCGTCCGCAATCAAAACGTCAGAAAGAAATCAGAAACTTTCGTGCAGCAATGAAAGTTGGTGACAAAGTGATCACTTCGGGTGGCATCTATGGCCGCATCAAAGAAATCAGCGACGACACAATTCTTTTGGAAGTTGACGAAAACGTACGTATCCGCGTAGACAAAAACTCTGTTTTTGCGACTGCTGCCGATACCCAACAGAAATAA
- a CDS encoding CdaR family protein: protein MSAKKSIRQIKRLGKKAKAPFPTKEAFVFLSFLIFSTLLWFLYKVSHVQELKVKVPIEYVGIPNNVELVGKLPKTLNVQFKDKGSALFTYILKQELPPFKVDLTGQFKGTGRISLPTNKYEGQIFYKLKPTATQIHIAPDSLIINYYSLYKKVVPVRFYGYIQPAQQFIITHGISVSPAFLEVYGNKQNLDTLKAIYTEPIHLKDVKDSVNSEFYLKVPRGIHLSQPRVKVHAAVEPFTEKTLEVPVTSINLPDQYLLRTFPATVKVICVVGISHFKTLTSESIQAVVNYNTLSRINAGKARIQVFSTSSDLIRYHVSPETVDFLLEIKK, encoded by the coding sequence ATGTCTGCTAAAAAATCCATACGGCAGATAAAACGCTTAGGTAAAAAGGCAAAAGCTCCTTTCCCAACGAAAGAAGCTTTTGTCTTTTTGTCTTTTCTGATCTTTTCAACATTACTTTGGTTCCTCTACAAAGTCAGTCATGTACAGGAACTTAAAGTCAAAGTTCCTATCGAATATGTTGGCATCCCAAACAACGTAGAACTCGTCGGCAAATTACCTAAAACCCTCAACGTACAATTCAAGGACAAAGGGTCGGCTCTTTTTACTTACATACTGAAACAGGAATTACCTCCTTTCAAAGTTGACCTGACCGGGCAATTCAAAGGAACGGGACGCATTTCCCTTCCCACCAATAAATACGAGGGACAGATATTCTACAAACTAAAGCCAACTGCCACACAAATACACATCGCTCCCGATTCGTTGATTATCAACTACTATTCGTTATACAAGAAGGTTGTTCCCGTTCGGTTTTACGGCTACATTCAGCCGGCACAACAATTCATAATTACACACGGCATTTCGGTTTCGCCGGCATTTCTGGAAGTATATGGCAACAAACAAAATCTCGACACACTCAAAGCCATTTACACTGAACCAATACACCTTAAAGACGTCAAAGATTCCGTTAATTCGGAATTCTACCTCAAAGTACCCCGGGGCATACACCTGTCACAACCCAGAGTAAAAGTGCATGCCGCGGTAGAACCATTTACCGAAAAAACACTGGAGGTTCCGGTAACCAGCATCAACCTGCCCGATCAATATTTACTGCGCACTTTTCCCGCTACCGTTAAAGTAATTTGCGTAGTTGGCATATCACATTTCAAGACACTGACCTCCGAAAGCATTCAGGCAGTTGTCAATTACAATACACTGTCCAGAATCAACGCCGGAAAAGCCAGGATTCAGGTATTTTCTACGTCATCCGACCTTATCCGGTATCACGTATCGCCCGAAACGGTAGATTTTCTTCTTGAAATAAAAAAATAA
- the coaE gene encoding dephospho-CoA kinase (Dephospho-CoA kinase (CoaE) performs the final step in coenzyme A biosynthesis.) — protein MVIVGITGGIGSGKSVISKLLVAMGYPVYDSDAEAKKIMQYDLSVIKALQLEFGENTYLNNQLNKQHLAGEVFGNPERLRALNAIVHPAVKRDFQAWAKQQSNPVVFLETAILFESGFNSETHKVILVTAPLDIRIERVVRRDQCTQEQVMQRIAQQWTEEAKALKSDFIIVNDGQHSLIKQTEKIISELTQ, from the coding sequence ATGGTTATTGTAGGCATTACAGGAGGAATTGGATCCGGAAAATCAGTAATATCAAAGTTGCTGGTTGCCATGGGATATCCCGTCTACGACTCGGATGCGGAGGCAAAAAAGATCATGCAGTACGATTTATCCGTAATCAAAGCGTTGCAACTGGAGTTCGGAGAAAACACATACTTAAACAACCAATTAAACAAGCAGCACCTTGCCGGCGAAGTGTTCGGCAATCCTGAACGTCTCCGGGCTCTGAATGCCATTGTACATCCTGCGGTCAAAAGAGATTTCCAGGCATGGGCAAAACAACAATCAAATCCTGTTGTCTTTCTGGAAACAGCCATTTTATTTGAGAGCGGTTTTAATAGCGAAACACACAAAGTCATTTTGGTAACAGCCCCATTGGATATCAGAATTGAACGGGTTGTTCGCCGCGACCAGTGCACTCAGGAGCAGGTGATGCAACGTATAGCCCAGCAATGGACAGAAGAAGCAAAGGCGCTTAAATCCGACTTTATCATCGTCAACGACGGACAACATTCGCTAATCAAACAAACGGAGAAAATCATTTCGGAACTCACACAATAG
- a CDS encoding YjjG family noncanonical pyrimidine nucleotidase has protein sequence MSHYKHLFFDLDNTLWNFTENARSALFDVYTTYNLKRYYSEFDSYFNQFEENNAALWRLYGADKITKEFLNTERFLAPLRKFGILNEPLAREMSTFYLEQCCEKTAVMPNTFSTLDYLKPHYDLYIISNGFKEVQYKKLNKSGLSGYFNKIFLSEEVGHHKPKPEFFAHLFSVSNAKKKDSLVIGDNFEADIEGAMNFGIDQVYYSADSSQKLTKQPTYTIHNLSELCSFL, from the coding sequence ATGTCCCATTACAAACACCTCTTTTTCGACCTCGACAATACTCTTTGGAATTTTACGGAGAATGCCCGTTCTGCACTTTTTGATGTTTATACAACTTACAACCTCAAGCGGTACTATTCTGAATTCGATTCGTATTTCAATCAGTTCGAAGAAAACAACGCTGCGCTCTGGAGACTTTACGGGGCTGACAAAATAACCAAAGAATTTCTAAACACAGAACGGTTTTTAGCTCCGCTAAGAAAATTTGGCATTCTGAATGAGCCACTTGCCAGAGAAATGAGTACGTTTTATCTTGAACAATGCTGCGAAAAAACCGCAGTTATGCCCAATACATTTTCTACTTTGGACTATCTGAAACCTCATTACGATCTCTATATCATTTCGAATGGTTTCAAAGAAGTACAATACAAAAAACTAAATAAATCAGGGCTATCCGGCTACTTCAACAAAATTTTCTTATCCGAAGAAGTTGGGCATCACAAACCCAAACCCGAATTTTTCGCACACCTGTTTTCCGTTTCAAATGCTAAAAAAAAAGATAGCCTCGTAATTGGCGACAATTTTGAAGCTGACATTGAAGGCGCCATGAATTTTGGAATAGATCAGGTGTATTATTCTGCCGATTCATCTCAAAAACTCACCAAACAGCCTACATATACCATCCACAACTTATCAGAGCTTTGTTCTTTTTTGTGA
- a CDS encoding C40 family peptidase has product MFGINLNGLIPLRSAADEASEQLTQILFGEYFSVEEVIERWVRIHNVRDNETGWIDRKMMTSIDEQLFDQLNRQEHVVVSKPLSYATLQDGTKQPLPGGSLLPFYDKDKQQFSICDRVFGFSSEDTNLNTSSSEFVEKALTYLHAPYLWGGKNIMGIDCSGLVQVAALMCGKQLTRNARQQIEFGEQVSFLAEAQPGDVAFFDHDDGYISHVGILLNDHQILHASGEVHIAPIDNQGIKSVFTGKYTHSLRVIKRIL; this is encoded by the coding sequence ATGTTTGGTATCAATCTCAACGGATTAATCCCGTTAAGAAGCGCTGCAGATGAGGCAAGCGAACAGCTCACCCAAATCTTATTTGGCGAATATTTCAGTGTTGAAGAAGTGATTGAACGCTGGGTTCGGATTCATAACGTCCGCGATAACGAGACCGGATGGATCGATCGCAAAATGATGACTTCTATTGACGAGCAGTTATTCGACCAACTAAACCGGCAGGAGCATGTAGTAGTCTCGAAGCCTCTTTCGTATGCGACCCTTCAGGACGGCACAAAACAGCCTCTACCCGGTGGTAGCCTGCTTCCCTTCTATGACAAGGACAAACAGCAATTTTCAATATGTGACCGCGTTTTCGGATTTTCCTCTGAAGACACAAACCTCAACACATCCTCGTCCGAATTTGTCGAAAAGGCCTTAACATACCTCCACGCTCCTTATCTGTGGGGCGGCAAAAACATCATGGGAATAGATTGTTCGGGACTGGTTCAGGTAGCCGCTCTCATGTGCGGAAAGCAACTAACGAGGAACGCCCGTCAGCAAATCGAATTCGGAGAACAGGTAAGCTTTCTGGCGGAAGCGCAGCCCGGCGATGTTGCCTTTTTTGACCACGACGACGGATATATAAGCCACGTAGGTATTTTGCTAAACGACCACCAGATTTTGCACGCATCAGGAGAGGTCCACATTGCCCCTATCGATAATCAGGGGATCAAATCTGTCTTTACCGGAAAATACACCCACTCTCTTAGGGTTATCAAGAGAATATTATAA
- the ygiD gene encoding 4,5-DOPA dioxygenase extradiol translates to MNSSYPVLFVGHGSPMNAVEENEFTGQWKELGRQLPTPDAIVCISAHWLTSGSCVTLSRHPRTIHDFGGFPEKLHAVKYEAPGNPELAKEIIDTVRTANIISDLEWGYDHGCWSILTHMFPKANVPVIQFSLNETLSEKKHFELAKQLAFLRNKKVLILCSGNIIHNLRMLDWSKRDDEEFGYDWATAVSSLMKKLITSGKVDDLCNYLKLGPDVQRAIPTPDHFWPLLYALALKQPEETIRFFNDKLVMGSLSMTSFIIQ, encoded by the coding sequence ATGAATAGCTCCTACCCCGTGTTGTTTGTCGGACATGGGTCTCCGATGAATGCCGTAGAAGAAAACGAATTCACAGGCCAATGGAAAGAGCTTGGACGCCAGCTTCCGACGCCGGATGCCATTGTATGCATATCTGCTCACTGGCTTACAAGCGGCTCATGTGTAACTCTTTCGCGCCATCCCCGCACCATTCATGATTTTGGCGGATTTCCGGAAAAGCTCCATGCTGTAAAATATGAAGCGCCGGGGAATCCTGAATTAGCAAAAGAGATTATAGATACAGTCAGGACTGCAAATATAATAAGCGATCTGGAATGGGGCTATGACCATGGATGTTGGAGCATTTTAACGCATATGTTTCCCAAGGCAAACGTCCCTGTCATCCAGTTCAGTCTGAACGAAACACTTTCCGAAAAGAAACATTTCGAACTCGCCAAACAATTAGCTTTTTTACGTAACAAAAAAGTGCTAATTTTGTGCAGTGGAAACATTATTCATAATCTGCGTATGCTCGATTGGAGCAAAAGAGATGATGAAGAGTTTGGCTACGACTGGGCGACAGCCGTTAGTAGCCTGATGAAAAAATTGATTACTTCCGGCAAGGTTGATGATTTGTGTAATTATCTCAAACTCGGACCCGACGTACAGAGAGCAATTCCAACCCCTGATCATTTTTGGCCACTGCTTTACGCATTAGCATTGAAGCAACCCGAAGAAACAATCCGTTTCTTTAATGATAAATTAGTAATGGGTTCGTTATCCATGACCTCATTTATTATTCAATAA
- a CDS encoding HIT family protein, with protein MKTNPAECLYCTKNKTQQDLMIKICDLSVSELFLFKEQSYHGRTLVAYKGHVDGLFELSDEDRNAFMADVAKTAAAMDKAFHPDKINFGAYSDTLSHIHFHIVPKYQGAFGWGGVFEMNPKQKYLSDAEYTQVIDAIKAAL; from the coding sequence ATGAAAACAAATCCGGCAGAATGCCTCTATTGCACTAAAAACAAGACGCAACAAGACTTAATGATCAAAATTTGCGATCTTTCGGTTTCTGAACTTTTCCTTTTCAAAGAACAATCCTATCATGGTCGTACGTTGGTTGCCTATAAAGGCCATGTGGACGGGCTTTTTGAACTGAGCGATGAAGATCGCAACGCGTTTATGGCTGATGTTGCCAAAACTGCTGCAGCAATGGACAAGGCATTCCACCCTGACAAAATCAATTTCGGAGCTTATTCCGACACGCTATCTCACATTCACTTTCACATTGTCCCCAAATATCAGGGCGCATTTGGCTGGGGCGGTGTATTCGAAATGAACCCAAAACAGAAATATTTGAGCGATGCTGAGTATACTCAGGTAATTGATGCGATCAAAGCAGCTCTCTAA